A region from the Lycium barbarum isolate Lr01 chromosome 8, ASM1917538v2, whole genome shotgun sequence genome encodes:
- the LOC132608222 gene encoding probable membrane-associated kinase regulator 4, translating to MARDFLPSHKDHFDEEDYIDIEVSSFSYSSCPNSKVPSSQNREFEFQMASITNDKKSTTSHADELFYRGRLLPLHQKLFPLHQKLLQTDSFEEEDLEEEESFCINFLITPICSPSQSCRVSFELKPIEWSNIELTTSSSFIDNHNIRPKKLWSKLIKDSLISHKFKASRAFIKSLFRKTSGSNGNSCSSKELKVSKKNTPLKNTTNGSSSRLASIIKNIDRADGTRSFPAAEMKWNSPRNCLSSSSTKSSSTGGSFSSSNSCFNSNNGFYELNLTSDIDGSIEGAVAHCKKSQELTIPTNKLREVGHCEVSHWLRK from the coding sequence ATGGCCAGAGATTTTCTTCCATCACACAAAGACCACTTTGATGAAGAAGACTACATAGACATTGAAGTGAGCTCCTTCTCTTACTCTTCATGTCCTAATTCTAAAGTGCCTTCCTCTCAAAATAGAGAATTTGAGTTTCAAATGGCCTCAATAACCAATGACAAAAAATCCACAACTTCCCATGCAGATGAACTTTTCTACAGAGGTAGACTCCTTCCTCTTCACCAAAAACTCTTTCCTCTTCACCAAAAATTACTTCAAACAGATTCCTTTGAAGAAGAAGatttagaagaagaagaaagtttTTGCATAAACTTCTTGATCACCCCAATTTGTTCTCCATCACAATCTTGCAGGGTGAGTTTTGAACTTAAGCCAATTGAGTGGTCCAATATTGAACTCACCACTAGTAGTAGTTTCATAGATAACCATAATATAAGACCTAAGAAATTGTGGTCTAAGCTCATTAAAGATTCTTTAATCAGCCACAAGTTCAAAGCTTCAAGGGCTTTTATTAAATCTTTGTTTAGAAAAACTTCTGGTTCAAATGGGAACAGCTGTTCTAGTAAAGAACTGAAAGTGTCCAAGAAAAACACCCCTTTGAAAAACACTACTAATGGTTCAAGTTCAAGATTAGCCAGTATAATAAAGAACATTGACAGAGCTGATGGTACAAGGTCCTTTCCAGCAGCAGAAATGAAGTGGAATTCTCCAAGAAATTGTTTGTCTTCCTCTTCAACTAAGTCTTCCTCAACTGGTGGTTCTTTCTCATCATCTAATTCTTGCTTCAACTCCAATAATGGTTTTTATGAGCTGAATTTGACTTCAGATATTGACGGTTCAATTGAGGGTGCTGT